Proteins from a single region of Bacteroidota bacterium:
- a CDS encoding TonB-dependent receptor, giving the protein MKRFVGLLLFYTIYTAQAQMNTITIAGSVIDSTSQKPIEFAAVTITLENDSTIITGAITDLDGKFTFTVNNSGTYTLHYSFIGYFERLKTFTLQPGAPFYNAGVMMMGQDVNMLEGVNITGEKSYLSGSIDKKVYSIEKDIVASAGSASDALQTIPSVVIDIDGNISLRGNEGVRIFIDGKPSGIVGSNMNAILEQIPASSIESIEVITNPSARYEAEGNSGIINIVLKKNKKVGLNGNVTAGISTTPKYEGGASLNFRNNKINFYSNYSYVNDNRDGSGSVYRKTFEEDTTFYLNSVSNSNSLSQMHMARTGLDYYINSKNTIGISGTFHTNTGERNENVDYTFLNFDSVSTSTSERVTNSMNDGLSYNVGMNYRKTFANAKRVLTADAFYSYGDGNDESAYDERFYDLDQIIIGSPLLQNVARPSINKDMSAQTDYVHPFKNGNQLEGGIKYTKEIKDNTLFSTSYNAETGIWSVDDSINNQFIYNEDVAAGYLIWNSSIKKFGYQLGLRAEQTFTNSELVTTSETFNNDYFGLFPSVHLNYKITETAELSASYSRRVDRPNAWFLNPFPDYSDPYSFRVGNPALEPEYENAYEIAFVKEFKKHSISASVYYNKTLNEISPYTVVTPEGISYMTFQNYDNEQKYGVELVGKNEFYKWWNVTSSVNFNQTLVDANNLEAGLSNSQFTYNIRVMSFFQVLKQTALQVTFSYNTPWTFAQGESKPVYFMDAGLKSDFLQNKLSVNLSMSDVFNTRIWEGYSEGINFYSEYNRKRQSQIGTLKLTYKFGQQDNNRRKSNRGMEENYDGGMDMF; this is encoded by the coding sequence ATGAAAAGATTTGTTGGGCTCCTCCTGTTTTACACAATTTATACTGCTCAGGCACAAATGAATACAATTACCATTGCCGGTAGTGTTATTGATTCAACTTCACAAAAGCCGATTGAATTTGCGGCTGTTACTATTACCCTTGAAAATGATTCTACCATTATTACCGGTGCAATTACCGATTTGGATGGCAAATTTACTTTCACGGTTAATAATAGTGGTACTTATACTTTACATTATAGTTTTATCGGCTATTTCGAAAGGTTAAAAACGTTTACTCTGCAACCGGGTGCGCCATTTTATAATGCCGGTGTAATGATGATGGGGCAAGATGTTAATATGCTGGAAGGTGTGAACATTACGGGTGAAAAATCCTATTTGTCGGGTAGCATCGATAAAAAAGTATATAGTATTGAAAAAGATATTGTTGCTTCAGCAGGTTCTGCATCTGATGCATTACAAACCATTCCAAGTGTTGTTATTGATATTGATGGCAATATCAGTTTGCGTGGAAATGAAGGTGTGCGCATTTTTATTGATGGCAAACCTTCGGGTATTGTTGGCAGTAATATGAATGCCATTTTGGAACAAATTCCGGCTAGTTCTATTGAAAGTATTGAAGTAATTACCAATCCTTCAGCAAGATATGAGGCGGAAGGAAATAGCGGTATTATTAATATTGTTTTGAAAAAAAATAAAAAGGTTGGATTAAATGGGAATGTGACAGCAGGAATTTCCACCACCCCAAAATATGAAGGTGGGGCTTCACTCAATTTCAGAAACAATAAAATTAATTTTTATTCGAATTACAGTTATGTAAACGATAATCGTGATGGTAGTGGAAGTGTTTATCGCAAAACGTTTGAGGAAGACACTACATTTTATCTGAACTCTGTAAGCAATTCAAATAGTTTGTCGCAAATGCATATGGCGAGAACAGGTTTAGATTATTATATCAACTCAAAAAACACGATTGGTATCAGCGGAACATTTCATACCAATACCGGAGAACGCAATGAAAATGTAGATTATACATTTTTAAATTTCGACAGCGTTTCAACTTCTACCAGCGAACGAGTAACCAACTCAATGAATGATGGTTTATCCTATAATGTGGGTATGAATTACCGCAAAACATTTGCCAACGCAAAAAGAGTATTAACTGCAGATGCATTTTACTCTTATGGTGATGGCAATGACGAGAGTGCTTATGATGAACGTTTTTATGATTTGGATCAAATAATTATTGGTTCACCACTTTTACAAAATGTTGCTCGTCCCTCTATAAATAAAGATATGAGTGCGCAAACCGATTATGTACATCCGTTTAAAAATGGTAATCAGTTAGAGGGTGGAATAAAATATACGAAAGAAATAAAAGACAATACTTTGTTTTCAACGTCCTATAATGCTGAAACAGGAATTTGGAGTGTGGATGATTCGATAAATAATCAATTTATTTATAATGAGGATGTTGCTGCCGGATATTTAATTTGGAACAGCAGCATTAAAAAATTCGGTTATCAGCTTGGTTTACGTGCGGAGCAAACATTTACGAATTCAGAATTAGTAACTACCAGTGAAACATTCAACAACGATTATTTCGGATTATTTCCAAGTGTGCATTTAAATTATAAAATCACTGAAACAGCAGAGTTATCAGCCAGTTACAGTCGTCGCGTAGACAGACCGAATGCCTGGTTTTTAAATCCTTTCCCTGATTATTCTGACCCATATTCCTTCCGCGTTGGAAATCCTGCGCTTGAACCGGAATATGAAAATGCTTATGAAATAGCTTTTGTAAAAGAGTTTAAAAAACATTCCATTTCGGCTTCGGTTTATTATAATAAAACGTTAAATGAAATTTCTCCATATACAGTTGTAACGCCGGAAGGTATTTCTTACATGACTTTCCAGAATTATGATAACGAACAGAAATATGGTGTAGAATTAGTTGGGAAAAATGAATTTTACAAATGGTGGAATGTTACATCAAGTGTAAATTTTAATCAGACGTTGGTGGATGCGAATAATCTGGAAGCAGGTTTATCTAATTCACAATTTACGTATAATATTCGCGTGATGTCGTTTTTTCAGGTATTGAAACAAACAGCATTGCAGGTTACATTTAGTTATAATACACCATGGACATTTGCGCAAGGTGAATCGAAACCGGTTTATTTTATGGATGCCGGACTTAAATCTGATTTCTTACAAAATAAACTCAGTGTTAACTTAAGTATGAGTGATGTATTTAATACCAGAATTTGGGAAGGATATAGTGAAGGTATTAATTTTTACAGCGAATACAATCGTAAACGCCAGTCGCAAATTGGCACATTGAAATTGACGTATAAATTTGGTCAGCAGGATAATAACCGCCGCAAATCAAATCGTGGAATGGAAGAAAACTACGATGGCGGAATGGATATGTTCTAA